A window of the Macadamia integrifolia cultivar HAES 741 unplaced genomic scaffold, SCU_Mint_v3 scaffold2872, whole genome shotgun sequence genome harbors these coding sequences:
- the LOC122067363 gene encoding pectinesterase-like, translating into MATTHHQPLLDTPKKNPTFSCKALFLFLSAAAIICPSAFVAFHVINNKTTPFLSLPPQLCSRVHGPASCLQIFLNNSVSRIAEAIDAANHISHRSNDVREQAPLADCVELMDLSIDRVKDSAVAIGDGSTRSSLADAHAWLSSVLTNYETCLDGLNSGPAHSSMQVQLQDLIARARTSLAMFTAISPSDEEAFRPLHGGFPSWVTSMDRKLLESLPKDINPNADVVVAKDGSGNYKTVQEAVASAPDNGKTRYVIYVKKGTYKENVEVGKKKTNVMIVGDGMDSTIITGSLNVVDGSTTFKSATVAAVATGFIAQDIWFKNTAGAVKHQAVALRVGADQSVINRCRISAYQDTLYAHTLRQFYRDCYITGTVDFIFGNAAVVFQNCKLVARKPMSGQKNMVTAQGRTDPNQNTGTSIQNCQILPSSDLAPLKSSFPTYLGRPWKEYSRTVVMQSSISDHIDPQGWFPWDGDFALKTLYYGEYSNRGAGAGTSKRVKWPGYHVITNAAEAKKFTVAELIQGGAWLKSTGVTYTEGL; encoded by the exons ATGGCAACCACCCACCACCAACCTCTTCTAGACACTCCTAAGAAGAACCCAACTTTCTCCTGCAAAGCCCTCTTCTTGTTCCTCTCTGCAGCTGCTATCATCTGCCCATCTGCTTTTGTAGCTTTCCATGTGATCAACAACAAAACaaccccttttctctctttgccTCCTCAATTATGTAGTCGAGTCCATGGCCCAGCCTCATGCCTCCAGATCTTCTTGAACAACTCTGTTTCACGCATAGCCGAAGCCATTGATGCGGCAAACCACATCAGCCACCGGAGCAATGATGTCCGTGAGCAGGCGCCTCTGGCTGACTGTGTGGAGCTGATGGACCTCTCCATCGACCGTGTGAAGGATTCCGCCGTCGCCATCGGCGATGGTTCAACTCGGTCGTCACTCGCCGACGCCCATGCATGGCTAAGCAGCGTACTCACCAACTATGAGACCTGCTTGGATGGGCTCAACAGTGGGCCGGCCCACTCATCTATGCAGGTCCAGCTCCAGGACTTGATAGCCCGAGCAAGAACCTCCTTAGCCATGTTCACTGCCATCTCGCCGTCGGATGAAGAGGCATTCCGGCCATTACACGGTGGGTTCCCATCGTGGGTCACTAGTATGGACCGTAAGCTACTGGAGTCTCTTCCAAAGGACATCAACCCAAATGCCGACGTTGTTGTAGCCAAGGATGGAAGTGGGAACTATAAGACTGTCCAAGAAGCGGTTGCATCGGCGCCGGACAACGGGAAGACAAGGTACGTGATCTATGTGAAGAAAGGAACTTACAAGGAGAACGTTGAGGttggaaagaagaagacgaacGTGATGATCGTTGGTGATGGCATGGATTCCACCATTATCACAGGCAGCCTCAATGTCGTTGATGGATCCACAACCTTCAAATCTGCTACAGTTG CTGCTGTTGCTACAGGATTCATAGCACAAGACATTTGGTTCAAGAACACAGCAGGAGCAGTGAAGCACCAAGCAGTGGCACTCCGGGTCGGAGCGGATCAATCAGTGATAAACCGGTGCCGGATAAGTGCATACCAAGATACCCTCTACGCCCACACCCTCCGTCAGTTCTACAGGGACTGTTACATCACCGGAACCGTCGATTTCATCTTTGGCAATGCAGCTGTGGTGTTCCAGAACTGTAAACTAGTTGCCcgaaaacccatgagtgggcaAAAAAATATGGTTACAGCCCAAGGCCGAACCGACCCGAACCAGAACACCGGGACTTCGATCCAGAATTGTCAGATTCTACCCAGTTCTGATCTTGCACCATTGAAGAGCTCATTCCCGACTTATCTTGGACGTCCATGGAAAGAGTATTCAAGGACTGTGGTTATGCAATCAAGCATTTCGGACCACATTGATCCACAAGGATGGTTCCCATGGGATGGGGACTttgcattgaagacattgtaTTATGGGGAGTACTCGAATAGAGGAGCGGGTGCGGGTACCAGTAAACGGGTGAAATGGCCCGGTTATCACGTTATCACCAATGCCGCGGAAGCGAAGAAATTCACGGTGGCGGAGTTGATACAAGGTGGTGCATGGTTGAAATCAACTGGAGTGACCTATACTGAGGGTCTCTGA